Within the Methanobacterium sp. BRmetb2 genome, the region CAGGACATGTTCCTCACAGAAACAGCTAAAATGGCCCACGTAGTTTTACCCGGCTGTTCCTTTGCTGAAAAGGACGGAACTTTCACCAACCAGGAGCGTAGATTCCAAAGAATACGCCGCGCCATACCAGCTCGGGGTGAATCATTACCTGACTGGAAAATAACCTCCCTGATTGCCCGAAAAATGGGTGCTGGTGGTTTTGATTATGAAAGTGCACAGGACGTGGCCGAGGAACTGGCAGATCTAACCCCAATATTTGGGGGTATTCGTTATGACCGAATGGAAGAAGAGGGTTTGCAGTGGCCCTGCACATCCAGTGATGATCCAGGAACATGTGTAATGCATGTGGATGATTTTGCCACTCCAAATGGAAAGGGTAAATTCATGCCCCTGGAATACCGGCCACCAGAAGAATTAACTGACGGAGAATATCCTCTAATATTAACCACGGGCCGTATTATCTATCAATACCACACCAGCACCATGACTGGTGCAGTGGAAGGACTTAGAGAACTTTATAGTTATGACACTGTGGATATCAATCCACAAGATGCCAAAGAATTAAAAATTATGGATGGTGAATTAGTAAAAGTCAAATCACGCCGGGGAGAAATTCGTGGAAAAGTAAGAATTACGGAGAAGGTCCCTGAAGGTGTAGTATTTATGACCTTCCACTTTGATGAGGAACCAACTAACACCCTGACCAGTCCAGCTATGGATCCCCTTTCTAACACCCCGGAATTTAAGGTGTGTGCAGTGAAAGTGGAGAAAGAGTAGTTAGGGAAATAATAATTTTTTTAGATCATTAATATTACTGTTATTCACGTAACTGAAGAGATTTATAGGTAACGACCTGGCAAGTATCACCTTTTTTTATTTGCCCCTTTCCTTCTTTACTAATGACGTAGCAGTTGGATTCTAAAATGGATTTATTTATCCCTGCTCTGGTTCTCAGGCCTTTAACTTCACCATTTTTATAAAAAGCCCGGATAACATTGTATTTATCTGGAGATGATTTCATATCAGATAGGGCCACAGCGTCTCTGGCTTTCATTTTCCAGTAAATATTCTGCATTTTAAAGCAACCAGACCCTTGAGAGCATATTGGTTAGAATTAATAATCATACCTAGTTCTAATCCACCGGAAGGTTCTGCCAGTTCACTCCATGTTATTATTACTCCTATTTGTGGTTTTTTGTATACTCAACAGCTTTGTGCCCGGTAGAGACAATTAGGGCCATAAGATGTGGATTTAAAATTTGGTCTTTTCTTAAGATTAACTCTCCTTTTTTCAAATCTTCCCTTGAAGAGAAACGTCTTGGTTAAAGGTTACTGGTTTTTCCAGGTGGACATATTCTCCTTCCTCATAACCAAATTCCTGCATAATAACTGCATCAGATCCAGCAGGCATGGGGGCTCCGGTAGCGATTTTTACTGCTTCACCATTTTTCAGATTATATTGGAGGTGTATCCTGCTCCAATATCATCTTTGGTTTTAAGTGCAACAGGATCTGATCTGACGGCATGGGAGGTGTTTTCAGCAATGACTGCATATACGTCTATAGTAGCACGGTTAAACGGAAATAAATCAATTAAAACTTCAATGTCCTGGATAAAACTCGTATATTAGCTTCTGATAATTTAATATATCCTTTTTTTGTTTTTAATTCTATTTTTTCAATTATTTTTTGGCTTTTGCTACAGGTATTAGTTCGTCATGATATGTGTAATACATAATTGGAAGGAATTTATATGAATTATCTTATGCGTTAATCCCTTCTTTTATTTATCTGGAGTATCTGGAGGTGAACTAGTTTCTAACTTATTTCAGTTTTTTAATGCATTAATACTCTTTTTATTCATTAAATCATTATTTAAAAATTATTTTATTTTATATAATACATTAAAATAAACTTTTTTTTGAATTAAAATGTTTTGTACAAATTTTTTTTTTAATAACAAAAATTTTAAATCTATTTTGTTCTATATAGTGAATTTAGGTGTATTTTAAAATTAATAGTTAGTGTACTAATCACACAATACTATATAAACTTATCGTTATAGATTTAGTAGAAATATATATATTAATTAGAGTTTAAAGTGTAATCAATACACATGGTGACCAAATGCCGAAGCATATAGTTTCTGGATTAAAATATTTAACTGCAGTAGAACTACGAAAACAAGGCCATACGCAGAGAGAAATTGCCGATGTATTAGATATGGACAGATCAACAGTTTCACATTATTTAAATGGCCGAAATTTATCTTGGAATTCTATTGAGATAGCAGAGACCATCACGAATTTATGTCCAAAAGATTTCTTGCTTTTGACATATGCGCTGGTAAAAGACGAAGAAAAAACTCGAAGCATAGTAAAAACATGTTCAAAGCGAAAATATGAAGTCCATATAAATGACACCTGCATTGGTTGCGGACTGTGTGTAGACTTGTGTATGATGAACGCCATAGTGCTTAAAAATCTCAAAGCACATATAGACTCCAATTGGTGTTGCGGTTGCCTTATATGTGAAGAAAGGTGCCCAACAAGTTCTATAGAAATTTTGGAGGTATGAAATGATTGCAAACACGAAGGAGGTCAAAGGCAAGGACTTTGACGTTAAAAGATCAGCTGAAGAAAAAAGAGAACTGATTTATAAAGATGACATCTGTGTCGGGTGCGGTATCTGTGAAAATATATGTCCAGTGGAAGCAATAGAATTAGGATCAATCGGTGCAATTGTAAGAACCGAAGCTGATGAATCTAAAATCTGTGTAGATGAAGACAAATGTGTTCTCTGTGGAATGTGCAGTGTAGGATGTCCTGTTGATGCTCTAGATTTAAAAATTGATGATGTATCAATCAAAACCATGGATTCATATCCTAGCTATATTTCATCTGCAGAGATCGACAATGAAACATGTATCCACTGTAAAGCATGTGAAATAGCCTGTCCAAGAGAAGCCATAACCATTGCAAGAGAACTTCCTGACAGATCCAAGCTAGTAACCGGTGAAATAGAAGTAGATAAAGATACATGTGTCTATTGTGGAGCATGTGAAGAAATGTGTCCTGCAGACGCAATAAGGGTTGATCAAGACATAGATTCTCGTGATATTGAAATAGATGAAGATAAATGTGTATACTGTTTGGTATGTAAAAAAGTATGTCCAGTTGACGCTATTAGGGCTGCATGTAGAACCTGTTCATATGGAGAATATGACATTGACCCTGCAGATGCAGAAATAAAAGGAGAATCTTTCATAGATGATGAACTGTGTGTCCGCTGCGGATGGTGTGAAGAAATCTGTCCTGTAGACGCAGCTACAGTCAAAAAGGCATTTAAAGGTGAATTAAATATTGATCAGGACAAATGTACTACTTGTGGTGCATGTATTGATGTATGTCCATGTGATGTGTTGTCATTCCATCAAGCCTCAAAACCTGGTGAAATAGGGGAGAAGGTTGAAAAAGATGAAACCTTCTGTATATATTGTGGTGCATGTGAAAATGTGTGTCCTGTTGAAGCAATAGATGTCAAGAGAACGGATATAGATTACACTCCTACCAAATCAAAATCGTGGAAAAACAAACTAGAATCCTTAAAAACTTAATTCTTAGGTGATATAATGGAACTGAAAGTAAACCAAGATAACTGCCTTGGATGCGGTGTTTGCGTAGTAGCATGCCCAGTAAACGTATCCATCAGTCCGGAAGTAGAGGGAGGACACGGACCTAAAACCGAAGAAGTAATAATGATGGTTGAAAATGGAGTAATCAAATTGTTTAGCTCCGATAAATGCACTAAATGTGGGACATGCCAAGTATTCTGCCCTACAGATGCGATATGGCTAGAATGAGGTGTAAAAGTGACTTATATAGAAAAACCAAGCGTTCCAAAGGTAGTAAAATTAGAAGAACCAACTACTACAGAACGAAAAAAATTAGAACTTATGCTGAACACTGGTTCTGACATTTACCAGGGAGCATGCAAAAAACGAGGATCCACACTCAAAGATGAATACAGAAAGGTTACAGGGATCGCATACATGGACCCTATGGACATGGCTAAATTAGGTGTCACTAACTGGGACAGTGTGAAAGTGACAACTGATTGGGGAGAAGTTGTTGTTTACGCCGCCCATTCAAGGGATGCTCCTCATGAAGGAACCATATTCATACCAAAAGGCCCATGGGCAAACGTTATTACCAGCCATGAAACTTACTGTTGCTGTGACCCTACCTACAAAGGAATCATGTGCACCGTAGAAAAATCGGATGAAGAAGTATTATTAATGGCTGACCTCATGAGAGCAGTCTACAAAAAATATGTTAAAGATGATAAAAGCATCGATGGGCTTAAATCACTTGGTGAGATGCCTGTTTATAAAAAAATTAAAAATTGAGGAGGTATACAAATGGCATACGAAGAGCCCGTAACTGACTACGATAACATCGTAGAAAATTGTACTTGCGCATTTTGCGGATGTAACTGTGATGATTTAGATTATTTAATTAAAGATGGGCATGTTGTTGCAGTAAGACACGCCTGCCGGTTAGGCGCCAGTAAGATCATGGAAGATATGGATCAAAGATTAATGGTTCCAATGATCAGGGGCGAAGACGGCGAACTTGCTGAAACAGACTGGGATACTGCCCTAGACAAAGCTGCAGAACTCATAGCTGGTGCTGTAAGACCTATATTCTATGGTTGGAGTGAAACTTCCATTGAAACCATGAAACATGGTATCCGGTTAGGAGAACTGGTTGGTGCAGTGTTAGATAACCAAGCAACTATCTGCCACGGCCCTTCACTTCAGGCAGTGCAAAATGTAGGATACCCAGTAATGACACTTGGTGAAGTTAAAAACAGAGCTGATATGTGTGTTTACACTGGAAGTAACCCTATGAACTCACACCCAAGACATTTGGCCAGATACAGTACATTCCCTCGAGGATGGTTCAGACCAAGAGGCAGATTTGATAGAACAGTAGTCACCATGGATCCTAAATTCAGTGACACAGCAAAAATGTCTGATATTTGGGTAGGATTTGAACAAAATGGGGATTATGGATTTTACAACGCTATAAGGGCAGTTTTGAAAGGTAAAGAACTCCAACATGATTATATATCCGGCATACCTAAGGAAGACATTTACGAATTAGCTGAAGCCATGAAGAACACTCAATTTGGAGCATTGTTTTTCGGTTTAGGACTTACCCACACATTATCCAAACAAAGAAACATTGACATAGCTATTCAAATGGTGCAGGACTTAAACAAATACACCAAATGGGTACTAATGCCTATGAGAGGTCACTACAATGTTAATGGATTCAACATTTTCATGGCATATGAAATGGGATTCCCATATGGTGTAGATTTCTCTAGAGGATATCCAAGATACATGAATGGAGAAACAAACACCATTGACTTATTAACCCGAAAAGAATGTGATGTGTTCATGGTCGTAGCTGCAGATCCTGGTGCTCACTACCCTGGAGGGGCAGTAAAACACCTGGCAGAAATTCCAGTTATACAATTAGACATTCACTGGGGACCATCTACAGAAATTGCAGATGTAGTACTCCCTGGATCATTCATTGGTGTAGAAGCCGGCGGTACTAGTTATCGTATGGATGGTGTTCCAATCTACATGAAGAAGGCAATAGATAAACCTGAAACTTGCCGTGACGATGAATGGATCGTTAGAGAATTATTAGAAAGGGTTGAAAAAATCAAAGCTGAGCAGGCAATAGCCAGTAAATAAGGTGATTTTCATGGAATATATACTAAAAAATGGTATCGTTTATGACCCTGCAAATAATGTAGCGGGTGAAAAGAAGGACGTAATGTTTAAGGATGGTAAAATCGTTGACAATGTGTCCTCCGATGCAAAAATACTTGATGTAACTGATAAAATTGTAATGCCTGCAGGTGTGGATCCCCACGCTCATGTAGCAGGACCAAAACTAGTAACAGGTAGGATTTACCGGCCTGAAGACTCAAGAAAAGGAGTAACAGCTAAAAAAGGCGTTTGCAGATCAGAATCAGGATTTTCCATACCTAGTTGCCCTGCAACTGGATATAGGTACTCCCGGATGGGGTATGGAACTGTAACTGAAGCCGCAGTACCTCCACTGGAAGCCAAACACACCCATGAAGAAATCATGGCAATACCTAACGTTGACGTTACCCCATTGCCATTGTTTGGTAACAACTGGTTTGTACTGCAGTACGTGAAAGAAGGCCAAATAGAAGAAATAGCTGCTTTTATATCCTCTTGGTTGAAAATAGTCAAGGGATACGGAATAAAAATTGTCAACCCCTGCGGAAGTGAAGCATGGGGATGGGGAATGAACGTACACGGTATTGATGATCCGGCACCTTATTGGGACGTAACCGGAAGAGAAATGGTAAGAGCTCTTTCACAGGCCAATGAAATGTTAGGATTGCCACACTCCATCCACGTACACCCCAACGACCTGGGACACCCTGGAAACTTCCCTACAACTGTGGGCACCATGGATTGTGTTAAGGATGTAGAGAAAAACAGTTCTGTGCGAAACCAGACCATACACATTACTCATGCCCAGTTCCACTCTTATGGTGGAACCAGTTGGAGAGATGCTGAGTCAGGTGCTGGAGAAGTTGCAGATTACGTAAACAAAAATAAACACGTAACCTGTGACGTTGGACAGGTAACTCTGGACGAAACCACCACTATGACTGCCGACGCACCTATGGAATATGACCTTTCAAGGTTAAACGGGCTCAAATGGGCTAACAAGGACATTGAACTGGAAACAGCAGCAGGACTTGTTCCATTCATTTACTCTGGAAAAGCCCCTGTTTCCTCATTACAATGGGCTATTGGATTGGAGTTGTTCCTTAAAATCGAAGATCCATGGCAAGTGTGCCTGACCACTGACCATCCAAACGCGGGTCCATTTATTCGTTATCCTAGAATCATATCATGGCTCATGAGTAACCAGCGCAGGCAGGAAATGATGGACAACCGGGAAGTACACCCTTGGTCCCACAAAAGAACCTCATTGGCAACTTTAGACCGAGAATACGATTTCAACGAAATAGCAATCATCACCAGGGCAGCAGCAGCTAAAATATACGGCTATCAAGATAGGGGAGAACTCACTCCTGGTTACAATGCGGACATAGCAGTTTATGACCTGAACCCCAACGACATAGACCCATCCAAAGAACCCGCTGCTATCGAACAAGCCTTTGGAAATGCCATGTACACCATCAAAGACGGCCAGATATTGGTTAAAGATGGAGAAGTTGTACAGATTAAACCAAGCCAAACCATATGGACCAATGTACAGGGATACGAAGAACAAGAAAAAATGATCATGGAAAAAGTCATGCCTACATTCAACACGTACTACACTGTCAAATTCGAAAACTACAAAGTACATGACCATTATTTACCTAACCCAATTGAGGTAAAAGTCCAAGCAAGCAAATAGGGGTGTTAAATTTGAAGACAATAACATTAACTTTAAAGAAAAAATCCCAAATAGCCCTGGAATTTGATGAGTTAATCCCAGATAATATTTATAACTGGGAAAAATCCGATTTTGAAGAATATCAGGTTCCAGTTGGAAACTCCAGATTCCCTTTGACCGACTACTTTGATATTGATGTAGAAGGAACCGCTGAAAGTCCAGAAGAAGTTAAAATGATTCTGGATGGAGATATGGGTCGTGTTAAATACATAGGCTCTAAGATGGGTGCTGGAGAAATTATAGTAAACGGAGATGCTGATTTACACTGTGGAGCTGAAATGATTGGCGGTAAAATAACCGTTAATGGAGATGCTGAGAGCTATGCCGGCAGAGAAATGAAAGGTGGAGAACTCACCATCATGGGTAACACCAGAGAATTCTGCGGATGTTCCTACATTGGGGACTGGAGAGGAATGAGCGGTGGAAAAATTACCATTCAGGGAAATGCAGGTAAACAGCTAGGAGAATGTCTTTCTGGCGGTGAAATATACGTCAAAGGAGATTGTGACATTTTAGCTGGTATACACATGACCAAAGGATTCATTCAAATCGATGGTAATGTAACCCGATGGCCTGGTGGACAGATGAAAAATGGTAACATACTCATCAACGGACGGTTAGGTACTCTCCTAGAAGGTTTCGTACAGGATGGAGTTGTTACAGATCCTGACATCGATGGAAAAGCATTTTCCGGTAAATACATTAAATATACTGGAGATATAGCACTAAATGGAAAAGGTGGATTGTACTTAAACGCAGAGAAAAACAGAGATCTGCTTTAAATACATCTTTCCCTTTTTTTATTTTTTAAAAAATTAAAACTACAATTTAATCTGTTTTTTTTAAACATGTGATATTATGGAAAAAGAAATTACTCTAAAATCTGATGAATTACTTGAATATATAAAGGAAAATGTAGAGACTTATGATCTCTTAGAAATAAGTTACAATCGTATTTATGCGCCGGGTGAAGTTTTAGATATAGAATTTGATGATGAATATGGTGATGAAATCTTCGAAATTACCCTGCAACTTACAGGTGAACTTTTAAATGATACCATTAAAATTGACATGTTAGAATTAAAGGATGATATAATCGAGATAATTCATACTAAAGACAAAAGATCTACAGTTATTGTTGTGGAAGCCTAATTATTTTTAATTTGAATTTAAAATGGTATTATACCAGTATTAATCTTCTATAATTTTTTTTAAATATGTTTTTTAATTTTTATTGAGAATTTAATTCTAATAATTTGCAATGAAACATTTATTAGATAAATTAAATATAAAATCATACAGATAAAACTTCATGTGAAAGTTATTTCCCCGTAATTAGTGTAGGAGGGATTTTTTTGGAAAAAAAAATAACCATGGACTGTGATGAAGCCATAGAATACATAAAAAATAATGTTAAAGAGTATGATATTTTAGAATTGTCTTATAACAGAGTTTACACTCCTGGAGAAGTATTAGGAATAGAAGCCTGCGAAATTAAGGGCAGAAAAAGTTGTTGTGTGATGATAAGTGTAGCTGAGGAAACTGTAAGCACCTCTGTTGAAATTGATTTAGAAGAAATAAAAGATGATCTTATTGAAGTAATTCATATACCTCGAGATAAAGAGGAAAAAACAATAATAATGATTGAAAAGTGTGATGTTTAAGTTTCATTTTTAGTATAAAGATGAGAGTTTATACCAGAGAATTATAAGATCCATCACCATCAATTAATTTTACATTCACGGATTTAAAACTTAAATAAATTTCTTTACCTTTACTTATTCCTAATTTTTCACATGAACTAGGCGTTAAAATTCCTTTGAAACTGGTTTCACCTACTTTAACTTCTATCCACACTATGGGGCCAATTTTGATAATATCCACTACTTTTCCTTTGATCTGATTTCGGATGGAAGATATAAATGGTTCATTGGAAAATATTATGTTTTCAGGTCTAATTGCCACAAAAACTTTATTACTCTCTGATTCTAAGATATCAGAGCTGTGTACAATTAAGTTGTGGTCCATTTTAATATTAATAATGTCTTTGTCTTTTCCAATTATTTCTCCCTCAAAAACATTGTGCACTCCTACAAAATCAGCCACAAAATTATGGGATGGTTTGGAAAATACTTCAGTTACTGTACCCTGTTGTAATATTTTACCATTCTTCATAACTGCCACTACTTCTGCTAAATTCCAGACATCATTAAAATTATGAGAAACATGTATACATGTTGTTTCATAGTCTCGAATTACATTTTTAATTAGCCCTGTCATATGGGAGTGAGTCTTTACATCCAGAGCACTGAACGGCTCATCCATCAACAAAATATTCGGTTCAACAATAAGCGATCTTGCAACTGCTGTTCTCTGTTTTTCACCACCACTTAAAGTTTCAGGTTTTCTATCCAGTAGATGATCTATATTCAAGAGTTCACTCATTTTTAAAACTTTTGATTCGATTTCAACTTTGTTTTTAGTCTTTTTCTTCAAACCATAGGCAATATTATCAAAAACACTCATATGGGGAAATAGAACATAATCCTGATAAACAATGCTTATACCTCGATTTTCAGGATTTAATTCAGTGATATTAACTCCCTCCAGGAATATTCTACCTTTTTCTGGCTTGAAAAAACCGGCAATTGTTTCTAAAAGTACAGACTTACCAGAGCCGGTTGGCCCTATAATCACTAAATAATCATTTTTTTTAACTTTAAGATTTATTCCGTCAAGATAAAATTCCCCAAGATCCACACTTAAATTTTCTATTTCTAAAAACAAATTATCACCATGGTCAAGCTTCTGTTTCCTTTGCGAATTTTTCTAGAACAAAAATGGCTATAAATGATATAATAACCAGTAATATGCCTGCTGTTAATGCCATATCTACATTTCCAAATGACAAATTAAGATAAAGGGCAATAGGAAGAGTTTCAGTCTTCATAAAACTACCTCCTCCTATAAATAGTACAGCAGCAAATGTTCCAATACATCTGGCAACTGTAACAATAGAGGAAGCAAACACACCATTTTTAGCTAGGGGAAGCGTAATATTTGTAAAAGTTTCAAATTCACTGTATCCTAAACTTCTAGAAACAAATTCATATCGTGTATTAATATAATTAAATGTTGAGTAAAGTATTCTTATAGCAAAAGGCAATGCTACAAAGAATTGCGCTATAACTATTCCGGTAGTGGTAAATGCAATTTTGATACCCAACTCTTCAAGAGGTTTTCCTAAAAGTGTATTCCCAAACAACATTAATAATGCAAGACCTAAAACTATTTCAGGAAAGGCCATAGGTAAATCTAAAATACTCTTTATTAAGGTCTTTAAAGGAAAATTATATCTACTCAAAGCATAAGCAGTCGGTATAGCCACTAACATAACACATATGGCTGATATTCCTGCAGTGTAGATTGTAAGCTTCAAAGCAAATATCATTTCATCTGAAAATAATGATTCAATAAATCCAGAAGGACTGGGAATAATGAATAGACTACAAATAGCAGTAAACAAAAACAGAGTAAAAATTATAGAAATTGAAATAAATGTTAATTCAAGCTTTGATCTCATTGTATCGCTCATTTGACTGTTCATAATTAATAAAATAAAAATAGAAGTCAAAAAACTTCTATTAATTTCAATTTTATTGTGTTACTGGTTCAAATCCCCATTTTTTCCATATTGCTAAACCTTCATCAGATAATACATAGTCTTCAAATTTCATAGATAGATCTTTGTCTTTGGTGTAAACTGTAACTGCGATAGGAATTGTTTTTATTTTGTTCTGGTCTGCAGGGATTTTTATTTCCTCAATTTTTCCTTTACCTTCACTCCAACTTAGCATGTCCTGCCAGATAATAGTAGCATCTGCTTGGTCAGTTACTAAATAAGTTAAAAGTTGGTTTACAGTTGTTGTGTACCCTACTACATTTGGTTTAACTTGAGCAAGGAGATTATCTGTTCCAAGGATTTGTTCACTGGTTTTACCTATAGCAGGTCCTTTTGGATCACCAAGAACTACTCTCACTCCGGGATTTGCAAGGTCTTCTATGCCTTGAATGTTTTTTGGATTACCTGCTTGGACAGCAATAGTAGGTATATGTTTGGTTACATCTTTAATTGTATCATTAATTAAGTATCCTTTTTTTTGTCCCTCTTGAGTGTACTTGGTATCACCAGGGATAAAAATATCAGCATCTTTTTGAGTCTCTAATATGCCAAATAAATCAGCAGCCCCACCATATCTTATTTCAACTTCAACACCAGGATTTTCCTTTTCAAAATTTGCTTTTAATTCGTTAATAGCTTTTATAGTACCTGCACCAGCAAGAACTTTTATAGTTTTGCCGTCAGCACTATTAGTATTACTAAAAATTCCACTAGCATATACTCCTGCAATTACTAAGATAATTACTATAACACCTATAATTGCCATATTTTTTGATTCCATCTAATGCCTCCTTATTTGGGTATTAATAAAAACCTATCATAGTCTAATGATATGTACTTATATACTTATCGAGCTTTAAATGAGATCTGAAAATCTTAATTATTTCGTTCAATTTGATTGAATATAAAATAAAATCTTAATTATCAATGATTAACAGATGAATTTTGTTCATTCCTTGTTTTAATTTAATAAATTATTCTAATTTAATTAAATACTGATAAGCACTGATTTTTAACTGATTTATAAAATTTTTCATGTCAAAGTATATACAAAAAAAATTACAAAATTAAATGTGGTGATAACATGAAAATAAGTGCTAGAAATGTTGTTGAAGGAACTGTTGAATCCGTGAAAGAAGGAATGATAATGGCCAACATAAAAGTGAGAATTGAATCTCCGGAAATTATGACTGCAATAATTACCAAAGAAGCAACAGAAGAACTGGGTATAAAAGAAGGGGAAAAAGTAAAGCTAGTTATAAAATCTACGGAAGTAATGGTAGGTCGAGATTAATCAACATTACTTTCAATATTTTTTTTAAAATCACAATTTATAAAAGACCTTTCAGTTTATTTTTCCTTAGATAGTCTATTATA harbors:
- a CDS encoding formylmethanofuran dehydrogenase; translation: MLNTGSDIYQGACKKRGSTLKDEYRKVTGIAYMDPMDMAKLGVTNWDSVKVTTDWGEVVVYAAHSRDAPHEGTIFIPKGPWANVITSHETYCCCDPTYKGIMCTVEKSDEEVLLMADLMRAVYKKYVKDDKSIDGLKSLGEMPVYKKIKN
- a CDS encoding formylmethanofuran dehydrogenase subunit B → MAYEEPVTDYDNIVENCTCAFCGCNCDDLDYLIKDGHVVAVRHACRLGASKIMEDMDQRLMVPMIRGEDGELAETDWDTALDKAAELIAGAVRPIFYGWSETSIETMKHGIRLGELVGAVLDNQATICHGPSLQAVQNVGYPVMTLGEVKNRADMCVYTGSNPMNSHPRHLARYSTFPRGWFRPRGRFDRTVVTMDPKFSDTAKMSDIWVGFEQNGDYGFYNAIRAVLKGKELQHDYISGIPKEDIYELAEAMKNTQFGALFFGLGLTHTLSKQRNIDIAIQMVQDLNKYTKWVLMPMRGHYNVNGFNIFMAYEMGFPYGVDFSRGYPRYMNGETNTIDLLTRKECDVFMVVAADPGAHYPGGAVKHLAEIPVIQLDIHWGPSTEIADVVLPGSFIGVEAGGTSYRMDGVPIYMKKAIDKPETCRDDEWIVRELLERVEKIKAEQAIASK
- a CDS encoding ferredoxin — encoded protein: MANTKEVKGKDFDVKRSAEEKRELIYKDDICVGCGICENICPVEAIELGSIGAIVRTEADESKICVDEDKCVLCGMCSVGCPVDALDLKIDDVSIKTMDSYPSYISSAEIDNETCIHCKACEIACPREAITIARELPDRSKLVTGEIEVDKDTCVYCGACEEMCPADAIRVDQDIDSRDIEIDEDKCVYCLVCKKVCPVDAIRAACRTCSYGEYDIDPADAEIKGESFIDDELCVRCGWCEEICPVDAATVKKAFKGELNIDQDKCTTCGACIDVCPCDVLSFHQASKPGEIGEKVEKDETFCIYCGACENVCPVEAIDVKRTDIDYTPTKSKSWKNKLESLKT
- a CDS encoding ferredoxin gives rise to the protein MELKVNQDNCLGCGVCVVACPVNVSISPEVEGGHGPKTEEVIMMVENGVIKLFSSDKCTKCGTCQVFCPTDAIWLE
- a CDS encoding Fe3+/spermidine/putrescine ABC transporter ATP-binding protein — its product is MFLEIENLSVDLGEFYLDGINLKVKKNDYLVIIGPTGSGKSVLLETIAGFFKPEKGRIFLEGVNITELNPENRGISIVYQDYVLFPHMSVFDNIAYGLKKKTKNKVEIESKVLKMSELLNIDHLLDRKPETLSGGEKQRTAVARSLIVEPNILLMDEPFSALDVKTHSHMTGLIKNVIRDYETTCIHVSHNFNDVWNLAEVVAVMKNGKILQQGTVTEVFSKPSHNFVADFVGVHNVFEGEIIGKDKDIINIKMDHNLIVHSSDILESESNKVFVAIRPENIIFSNEPFISSIRNQIKGKVVDIIKIGPIVWIEVKVGETSFKGILTPSSCEKLGISKGKEIYLSFKSVNVKLIDGDGSYNSLV
- a CDS encoding formylmethanofuran dehydrogenase subunit C translates to MLNLKTITLTLKKKSQIALEFDELIPDNIYNWEKSDFEEYQVPVGNSRFPLTDYFDIDVEGTAESPEEVKMILDGDMGRVKYIGSKMGAGEIIVNGDADLHCGAEMIGGKITVNGDAESYAGREMKGGELTIMGNTREFCGCSYIGDWRGMSGGKITIQGNAGKQLGECLSGGEIYVKGDCDILAGIHMTKGFIQIDGNVTRWPGGQMKNGNILINGRLGTLLEGFVQDGVVTDPDIDGKAFSGKYIKYTGDIALNGKGGLYLNAEKNRDLL
- a CDS encoding tRNA CCA-pyrophosphorylase, which codes for MPKHIVSGLKYLTAVELRKQGHTQREIADVLDMDRSTVSHYLNGRNLSWNSIEIAETITNLCPKDFLLLTYALVKDEEKTRSIVKTCSKRKYEVHINDTCIGCGLCVDLCMMNAIVLKNLKAHIDSNWCCGCLICEERCPTSSIEILEV
- a CDS encoding molybdate ABC transporter permease subunit; translated protein: MRSKLELTFISISIIFTLFLFTAICSLFIIPSPSGFIESLFSDEMIFALKLTIYTAGISAICVMLVAIPTAYALSRYNFPLKTLIKSILDLPMAFPEIVLGLALLMLFGNTLLGKPLEELGIKIAFTTTGIVIAQFFVALPFAIRILYSTFNYINTRYEFVSRSLGYSEFETFTNITLPLAKNGVFASSIVTVARCIGTFAAVLFIGGGSFMKTETLPIALYLNLSFGNVDMALTAGILLVIISFIAIFVLEKFAKETEA
- a CDS encoding formylmethanofuran dehydrogenase subunit A gives rise to the protein MEYILKNGIVYDPANNVAGEKKDVMFKDGKIVDNVSSDAKILDVTDKIVMPAGVDPHAHVAGPKLVTGRIYRPEDSRKGVTAKKGVCRSESGFSIPSCPATGYRYSRMGYGTVTEAAVPPLEAKHTHEEIMAIPNVDVTPLPLFGNNWFVLQYVKEGQIEEIAAFISSWLKIVKGYGIKIVNPCGSEAWGWGMNVHGIDDPAPYWDVTGREMVRALSQANEMLGLPHSIHVHPNDLGHPGNFPTTVGTMDCVKDVEKNSSVRNQTIHITHAQFHSYGGTSWRDAESGAGEVADYVNKNKHVTCDVGQVTLDETTTMTADAPMEYDLSRLNGLKWANKDIELETAAGLVPFIYSGKAPVSSLQWAIGLELFLKIEDPWQVCLTTDHPNAGPFIRYPRIISWLMSNQRRQEMMDNREVHPWSHKRTSLATLDREYDFNEIAIITRAAAAKIYGYQDRGELTPGYNADIAVYDLNPNDIDPSKEPAAIEQAFGNAMYTIKDGQILVKDGEVVQIKPSQTIWTNVQGYEEQEKMIMEKVMPTFNTYYTVKFENYKVHDHYLPNPIEVKVQASK